A DNA window from Brassica napus cultivar Da-Ae chromosome C1, Da-Ae, whole genome shotgun sequence contains the following coding sequences:
- the LOC125580446 gene encoding protein DETOXIFICATION 37-like, whose product MNSESLENLHRSFIESAKSFIDYRLETVLTDRELPYLRRIYLAMMIEMKFLFYLAAPAILVYVINNGMSILTRIFAGHVGSTELAAASLGNSGFNLFTYGLLLGMGSAVETLCGQAHGAHRYDMLGVYLQRSTVVLILTCLPMSLLFIFSKPLLSTLGEPEQVATMASVFVYGMLPVIFAYAVNFPIQKFLQAQSIVTPSAYISAAALVIHLVLSWVAVYRLGYGLLALSLIHSFSWWIIVAAQIVYIKMSPRCRRSWEGFSWKAFEGLWDFFRLSAASAVMLCLESWYSQILVLLAGLLKNPEIALDSLAICMSISAVSFMVSVGFNAAASVRVSNELGAGNPRAAAFSTVVTTSVSFLLAVFEAVVVMSWRNVISYVFTDSPIVAEAVADLSPFLAITIVLNGIQPVLSGVAVGCGWQAFVAYVNIGCYYVVGIPIGFVLGFTYDMGAKGIWTGMIGGTLMQTIILVIVTFRTDWDKEVEKASSRLDQWEESREPLLKQ is encoded by the exons ATGAACTCAGAATCGTTGGAAAATCTCCACCGTTCATTCATTGAATCGGCGAAATCGTTCATCGACTACCGACTCGAAACTGTGTTAACCGACCGAGAACTGCCGTATCTCCGCCGTATTTACCTGGCGATGATGATAGAGATGAAGTTCCTCTTCTACCTCGCCGCTCCGGCGATCTTGGTCTACGTCATCAACAACGGGATGTCGATTCTCACTCGTATCTTCGCCGGGCACGTCGGTAGCACCGAACTCGCCGCCGCTTCCCTTGGTAACAGTGGATTCAATCTGTTCACCTACGGTCTTCTG CTTGGTATGGGAAGTGCGGTGGAGACGTTATGCGGACAAGCGCACGGAGCTCATCGTTACGACATGCTCGGTGTTTACCTCCAGAGATCAACGGTGGTTCTGATCTTGACGTGTCTTCCGATGTCGcttctcttcatcttctccaaaccGCTTCTAAGCACACTCGGCGAGCCGGAGCAAGTCGCAACAATGGCTTCCGTCTTCGTCTACGGTATGCTCCCGGTGATATTCGCTTACGCGGTTAACTTCCCGATCCAGAAGTTCCTCCAAGCGCAGAGCATCGTCACGCCGAGCGCTTACATATCCGCCGCGGCTCTCGTTATCCACCTTGTCCTCTCGTGGGTCGCTGTGTATCGGTTAGGGTATGGTCTCTTGGCTTTGTCTCTGATTCATAGTTTCTCGTGGTGGATCATCGTCGCGGCCCAGATTGTTTACATTAAGATGAGCCCAAGATGTCGACGAAGTTGGGAAGGTTTTAGCTGGAAAGCTTTTGAAGGTCTTTGGGACTTTTTCCGGTTATCGGCAGCTTCCGCAGTGATGCTCTGCCTTGAGTCGTGGTACTCTCAGATTCTTGTTTTACTCGCCGGACTTCTCAAGAACCCGGAGATTGCTTTGGATTCTCTCGCTATATG caTGTCAATTTCTGCAGTCTCGTTCATGGTTTCCGTTGGATTTAACGCAGCTGCAAG tGTGAGAGTAAGCAATGAATTAGGAGCTGGAAACCCAAGGGCTGCTGCCTTCTCCACGGTAGTGACAACAAGTGTATCGTTCTTACTAGCGGTTTTCGAAGCCGTCGTGGTCATGTCTTGGCGAAATGTCATCAGCTACGTGTTTACTGATAGTCCTATCGTGGCCGAGGCCGTTGCGGATTTATCTCCCTTTTTAGCCATCACTATTGTTCTCAATGGAATTCAGCCTGTTTTGTCAG GTGTGGCTGTTGGATGTGGCTGGCAAGCATTTGTGGCGTACGTTAACATTGGATGTTACTACGTGGTGGGAATACCTATTGGTTTTGTACTTGGTTTCACCTATGATATGGGAGCAAAG GGTATATGGACAGGGATGATTGGTGGAACATTAATGCAAACCATAATCTTAGTGATTGTTACCTTCAGAACTGATTGGGATAAAGAG gtggAGAAAGCTTCGAGCCGATTGGACCAGTGGGAAGAGAGCCGTGAGCCGCTTCTGAAGCAATAA